From Candoia aspera isolate rCanAsp1 chromosome 4, rCanAsp1.hap2, whole genome shotgun sequence, a single genomic window includes:
- the THNSL2 gene encoding threonine synthase-like 2 isoform X3, whose product MEHLFLLGAGLIDRAFIRFRHKDVVHLSRLKNGLNILELWHGATYAFKDLSLSCMGQFLQYFLKKKKKHVTILVGTSGDTGSSAIESVRGEKNVDIFVLLPHGFCSQVQERQMTTVIENNVHVFLTEGNSDEIDEPIKELFADEDFSRKHNLISLNSINWSRILVQIAHYFYAYFQCAPTMEAVPLPTVEIVVPTGGAGNLTAGCIAQKMGLPIELVAVVNENDIVHKTIQQGDFSVSRNVKKTLASAMDIQVPYNMERIFWLFSGSDSNLVKSLMEEFYTTKKVKLPSELQNKILEGVRSCKISDEEIIQTMKHCWEDNHYLLCPHTAVAVSYHYKHASCHPNILRCCLAPASPVKFEDAVCKADLSLEVSAEISKLKDMETRSCTLKRGEDWVKILHHQIEEVTKQRCNNQS is encoded by the exons gcCTTATTGATAGAGCATTTATCAGGTTCAGACACAAAGATGTTGTTCACTTATCAAGACTAAAAAATGGCTTGAATATCTTGGAGCTTTGGCATGGGGCAACATATGCATTTAAGGATTTGTCATTGTCCTGCATGGGGCAATTCTTACAATactttctaaagaaaaagaagaaacatgtcACGATTCTAGTGG GGACTTCAGGAGATACTGGCAGCTCAGCAATTGAAAGTGTCCGGGGTGAAAAGAATGTAGATATATTTGTTCTGCTACCGCATGGCTTTTGCAGCCAAGTGCAAGAACGACAGATGACAACAGTGATTGAGAACAACGTCCATGTGTTTCTTA CTGAAGGAAATAGTGATGAAATTGATGAACCCATCAAAGAATTGTTTGCAGATGAGGATTTTTCAAGAAAACACAATCTAATAAGTTTGAATTCAATTAATTGGTCTAGGATTCTGGTGCAGATTGCTCATTATTTCTATGCTTATTTCCAATGTGCACCAACTATGGAGGCTGTTCCACTGCCAACTGTGGAAATTGTTGTTCCAACTGGGGGAGCAGGAAATCTCACAG CTGGGTGTATTGCGCAGAAGATGGGATTGCCTATTGAACTGGTGGCTGTGGTAAATGAAAATGATATTGTACACAAAACTATTCAGCAAGGTGATTTTTCGGTGTCCAGGAATGTGAAAAAAACACTGGCATCAGCAATGGATATTCAG GTACCTTACAATATGGAGAGGATTTTTTGGCTATTCTCTGGATCAGACAGTAATTTGGTCAAAAGTCTGATGGAAGAATTTTATACTACTAAGAAAGTAAAACTTCCTTCAGAGTTGCAAAATAAG ATCCTTGAAGGTGTGAGATCTTGCAAAATCTCAGATGAAGAAATTATTCAAACCATGAAACACTGCTGGGAGGACAACCATTACCTTTTGTGTCCCCATACGGCTGTTGCTGTTTCCTACCATTACAAGCATGCCAGTTGCCATCCAAATAT TTTGAGATGCTGCTTAGCTCCTGCCTCTCCTGTTAAGTTTGAAGATGCGGTTTGCAAAGCTGACCTCTCTCTGGAAGTCTCAGCTGAGATCAGCAAGCTGAAAGATATGGAGACCAGGTCTTGCACTCTGAAGAGAGGGGAAGACTGGGTTAAAATACTGCATCATCAGATAGAGGAAGTTACCAAGCAAAGATGCAACAACCAGAGTTGA
- the THNSL2 gene encoding threonine synthase-like 2 isoform X2, translated as MPEKIPVLDSARLRTWSTFSYLELVKELCSVFISPELIPKAELNGLIDRAFIRFRHKDVVHLSRLKNGLNILELWHGATYAFKDLSLSCMGQFLQYFLKKKKKHVTILVGTSGDTGSSAIESVRGEKNVDIFVLLPHGFCSQVQERQMTTVIENNVHVFLTEGNSDEIDEPIKELFADEDFSRKHNLISLNSINWSRILVQIAHYFYAYFQCAPTMEAVPLPTVEIVVPTGGAGNLTAGCIAQKMGLPIELVAVVNENDIVHKTIQQGDFSVSRNVKKTLASAMDIQVPYNMERIFWLFSGSDSNLVKSLMEEFYTTKKVKLPSELQNKILEGVRSCKISDEEIIQTMKHCWEDNHYLLCPHTAVAVSYHYKHASCHPNILRCCLAPASPVKFEDAVCKADLSLEVSAEISKLKDMETRSCTLKRGEDWVKILHHQIEEVTKQRCNNQS; from the exons gcCTTATTGATAGAGCATTTATCAGGTTCAGACACAAAGATGTTGTTCACTTATCAAGACTAAAAAATGGCTTGAATATCTTGGAGCTTTGGCATGGGGCAACATATGCATTTAAGGATTTGTCATTGTCCTGCATGGGGCAATTCTTACAATactttctaaagaaaaagaagaaacatgtcACGATTCTAGTGG GGACTTCAGGAGATACTGGCAGCTCAGCAATTGAAAGTGTCCGGGGTGAAAAGAATGTAGATATATTTGTTCTGCTACCGCATGGCTTTTGCAGCCAAGTGCAAGAACGACAGATGACAACAGTGATTGAGAACAACGTCCATGTGTTTCTTA CTGAAGGAAATAGTGATGAAATTGATGAACCCATCAAAGAATTGTTTGCAGATGAGGATTTTTCAAGAAAACACAATCTAATAAGTTTGAATTCAATTAATTGGTCTAGGATTCTGGTGCAGATTGCTCATTATTTCTATGCTTATTTCCAATGTGCACCAACTATGGAGGCTGTTCCACTGCCAACTGTGGAAATTGTTGTTCCAACTGGGGGAGCAGGAAATCTCACAG CTGGGTGTATTGCGCAGAAGATGGGATTGCCTATTGAACTGGTGGCTGTGGTAAATGAAAATGATATTGTACACAAAACTATTCAGCAAGGTGATTTTTCGGTGTCCAGGAATGTGAAAAAAACACTGGCATCAGCAATGGATATTCAG GTACCTTACAATATGGAGAGGATTTTTTGGCTATTCTCTGGATCAGACAGTAATTTGGTCAAAAGTCTGATGGAAGAATTTTATACTACTAAGAAAGTAAAACTTCCTTCAGAGTTGCAAAATAAG ATCCTTGAAGGTGTGAGATCTTGCAAAATCTCAGATGAAGAAATTATTCAAACCATGAAACACTGCTGGGAGGACAACCATTACCTTTTGTGTCCCCATACGGCTGTTGCTGTTTCCTACCATTACAAGCATGCCAGTTGCCATCCAAATAT TTTGAGATGCTGCTTAGCTCCTGCCTCTCCTGTTAAGTTTGAAGATGCGGTTTGCAAAGCTGACCTCTCTCTGGAAGTCTCAGCTGAGATCAGCAAGCTGAAAGATATGGAGACCAGGTCTTGCACTCTGAAGAGAGGGGAAGACTGGGTTAAAATACTGCATCATCAGATAGAGGAAGTTACCAAGCAAAGATGCAACAACCAGAGTTGA